The stretch of DNA CAACATCAATGGATTGAGGAGGAAGTCTTTTTGCAAGATTTACATCTGTAACTTTTGGTTTTTCAGTTCTACTTTTTATTGCTGCCATATATACCATAGCTGTTGAGAATTTTTTGCGTTTTGATCAAATCCTGCCATGCGCTGAGTTTAAAACTCTTCTCAGCCTTCAATAAAAAACGGGGGCTGTATGTAACAATCACTGGAATTGAATTATAGCTGTTCTGACGGTTGCGGACGCTATCCAACCCATCTTCTGTGTCAAGAACTGCTTTAACTGCAACCTCACCCATTGCCAGAATAACTTTGGGTTTCATGATATCTATTTGTTTTTCAAGCAGAGGCAAACAGGAGTCTGCTTTTCTGTGTTCAGGGACAGAATTCTGAGCCGGCCTGCACTTTAGTGCAGTAGTTACAAAGGAATCCTTGTTTCTGTCGATCTCAATTGCCTCTAACATCTTTTCAAACAAAGCTGCAATTTCACCTGAGAAGGGGATCATCGTTTTCTCATCTTCCCCTTCAGGATAATCACCGATAATCAGGAGTGCGCTTTGAATATTACCAGAACCAAACACCAGTTTTTTCCGGTTAGCACATAATTCACAGGCATTGCAATCCTTAGAACTTTTGTAAAGGTCGATAAGTTGATCACGCTTTGAAGCCTTTGGGGTTTGTTTTGAAGATGAAACGGAACCGGAAGAAAACTCATGTCCAAGTTCTTTAACCGGCTTTAGCCTGGAGAGACGGTCAATTGAATCCAATCCATCTTTTTTGATACTCTTTTTTGCACCGGGTTTCACAGAGGGTAGAGTACCAACAGATCCAATGGGTGGAGATGTTTCAGGAACATTCTTTTTTAACAGCGATTCAGGTTTGAAATCAGAAGACAACAGAAGATGTTCCAAGCCAAGTTGCTGAAGCTGAATAAGGTATTTTCGGAACAGAGATGTGGTAATCATTTGCTTATTTTCCTGAAATTGCTGCAATACTACTTAAAATATATGAAGCAGCTTTCAACTTGTCCATAGCAGGATATTTCTCTACCCTGCCATCAGCAAAAAGAAGATTGATTTGAGTTGATTTTTTCTCCAGGGCGGTATCAGCTCTATTGAAAACCATCATATCACATTTTTTCCTGATCATTTTTTCTGATGCACGTTCAATATTATCATCACTTTCAAGTGAAAACCCAACCAGAATTCTCCCACCTTTTCTCATCCCCAATCCTTTTAGGATATCAGGATTTGAGACAAGTTCAATAATTCTGTGATTTTCAGCCTCCCGGGATAATTTTGAATCCGAATAACTCACCGGACGATAATCGCTTACAGCCGCTGCCATTATACACACATCACAGGATTCAAATTCCCGTTCAAGGGCATCCTGCATCTGTTGGGCAGTCCGTACCGGTACGATTCTGGCCCCCGAGGGTGGTTGCACTTTTGCAGGTCCGCTTACCATCACCACCTCAGCCCCCATATCTATAGCGACACGAGCGAGAGCGGCTCCCATCTGACCCGATGATCGGTTGGTTATAACTCTTACAGGATCAATCGGCTCTTCGGTAGGTCCGGAAGATAATAAGACCCGTTTACCATTAAATATGGAAGATGCCGTTTTTCTGTACAACAACTGATGAGCAATATCCTCAACGGGAATCATCCTTCCAGCACCTTCAACCCCACAGGCCAATTCTCCCTCATCTACAGGCAGAACTGTAATGCCTCTGCTCTTGAGCAAACCGATATTGGATTGGTTTGCACTACTGGCCCACATCACACTGTTCATAGCTGGTGCTATAATGATTTTTTCTTCAGGAATTGAGAGAGCAAGAGAAGTGAGTAGATTATCAGCGACCCCATGGGAGATTTTTGCAATGGTATTTGCAGTTGCGGGGCATACAATGAAAATATCCGCCCATTCAGCAAGGCGGATATGATTCATATCGTAAAACTGGACCTCATCAGTATATACTGGATTTCCCGAAACTGTTCTGAGTGAAGCCTCTCCAACAAACCCTCTGGCATTGGGTGTGAGTACAGTTTTGACTTCGCACCTTTTTTTTCTAAGAATGCGTATAAGCTGAGGAATTTTATAACCGGCAATTCCTCCTGTAATACCGATAAGGATTTTGGGTGAGGTAGCCATCAGCTTTCAATTTCATTTTCCTGGTTTTCGACAACACGACCTTCAAACAGACGCTTTAACGCGA from Chitinispirillum alkaliphilum encodes:
- a CDS encoding Phosphopantothenoylcysteine decarboxylase; translated protein: MATSPKILIGITGGIAGYKIPQLIRILRKKRCEVKTVLTPNARGFVGEASLRTVSGNPVYTDEVQFYDMNHIRLAEWADIFIVCPATANTIAKISHGVADNLLTSLALSIPEEKIIIAPAMNSVMWASSANQSNIGLLKSRGITVLPVDEGELACGVEGAGRMIPVEDIAHQLLYRKTASSIFNGKRVLLSSGPTEEPIDPVRVITNRSSGQMGAALARVAIDMGAEVVMVSGPAKVQPPSGARIVPVRTAQQMQDALEREFESCDVCIMAAAVSDYRPVSYSDSKLSREAENHRIIELVSNPDILKGLGMRKGGRILVGFSLESDDNIERASEKMIRKKCDMMVFNRADTALEKKSTQINLLFADGRVEKYPAMDKLKAASYILSSIAAISGK
- a CDS encoding Uracil-DNA glycosylase, family 4 → MITTSLFRKYLIQLQQLGLEHLLLSSDFKPESLLKKNVPETSPPIGSVGTLPSVKPGAKKSIKKDGLDSIDRLSRLKPVKELGHEFSSGSVSSSKQTPKASKRDQLIDLYKSSKDCNACELCANRKKLVFGSGNIQSALLIIGDYPEGEDEKTMIPFSGEIAALFEKMLEAIEIDRNKDSFVTTALKCRPAQNSVPEHRKADSCLPLLEKQIDIMKPKVILAMGEVAVKAVLDTEDGLDSVRNRQNSYNSIPVIVTYSPRFLLKAEKSFKLSAWQDLIKTQKILNSYGIYGSNKK